TAGCTTTAAATGCTTTCTCGAACTGGCAAAAGGAGAAAAATTAGAAGTTAAACACTATTCTTTCGGCTTTAATAATATGTTTACTGCTTTTAGGGTAGGTGGAGCTTTTTGTATTTTTATATTTCTATGGTCTCTCCTTTTCTTTATTCCTGGAATCATAAAAAGTATAAGTTATTCTATGGCATTATTTATTGCAATTGAGTATCCTGAAATTTCAGGAAGAGAAGCCTTGAAATTGAGCATGAAAATAACTGATGGATACAAATGGGATATTTTTCTTTTTTCACTATCTTTTATTGGTTGGGCTATTTTATGCATCTTCACTTTAGGTATTGGCTTTTTATGGTTTACTTCATATGTAGATACTGCTTATTCTATTCTTTATTTAAAATTAAAAGAAAATAGAATAGAATTATTTAGTGAACTAGAAAGAGAAGTTTATTTATAAGTTTTATTTTTTTAAATTAATATAAGAAGTGGAAGACTTTTACTAAATCTTCCACTTCTTCTTTAATATAAATCTTTAGTTACATCTAATGTTGCCACTCCATTTAATTCCAATCCTGCAAAACAGTCCTCTTTATTATCTGCACATTTTAATTTATAATATGCTGCCTCTGCTATCATAGCTGCATTATCTGTGCAAAGTTTCATTGATGGATAATGTACTTTTATTCCAAGTTTTGCTCCCTGCTCAGTAAGCTGACTTCTCAACAGTGAATTTGCTGCAACTCCTCCTGCAAGTATTATAGTTTTTACATTTTTATCCTTAGCTGCTTTTAAAGTTTTTTTACAGAGAATATCCACTACTTTTCCTAAAAATGAAGCTGCAAGATCTTCTTTTTTAAATTCTTCATTTTTCATATTCATCTTATTTACAAAATTGATAACAGCAGTTTTTATCCCTGAGAAACTAAATTCATATTCTCCAACTCTTGGCTCTGTTATTTGCAGAAAATTCCTATCTCCCAGATAGTACATCTTATCTACA
This is a stretch of genomic DNA from Fusobacterium sp.. It encodes these proteins:
- a CDS encoding DUF975 family protein, encoding MSLININSIKNQSLNTLKNNWGTGVLINICFFLISLLLEVLDYLEELVFYRVEDSIILILIFLIIFIIMNISLAYANVLSSFKCFLELAKGEKLEVKHYSFGFNNMFTAFRVGGAFCIFIFLWSLLFFIPGIIKSISYSMALFIAIEYPEISGREALKLSMKITDGYKWDIFLFSLSFIGWAILCIFTLGIGFLWFTSYVDTAYSILYLKLKENRIELFSELEREVYL